CCGCGCACCGTCACGGCCACGAACTTAGTGGCCCCTTCGCCGTCTCGAACGATCTGTTGCGCGAGATCCAGGCAGACTCGAGTGAGCAGGGCGCCGAAGTTCTCGGCTTCCGGCGATGAGGAGTCGGTGATGATGGCATGACCCGCTGCGCCGCTGGCCAGGACCAGAACCGTGTCATTGGTGCTGGTGTCGCCATCCACAGTGATGCGGTTGAAGGACCGGTTGACGGATTCGGTGAGCCAGTATCTGAGAACGTTTGGCGCAAGGGCCGCGTCTGTGACCACAAAGGCGAGCATGGTGGCCATGTCGGGCGAGATCATTCCGGAGCCTTTAGCCATGCCGCCGCACGTGATCGTGGTCCCGGCAACCTGCGTGCGAGCCCAAGCCGTTTTGGGCACCGTGTCCGTGGTCATGATGGCCCGCGCGGCATCAAGCCATCCTTCGGGGTGTAGGGTGGCGATGAGCTGGGGAAGTACGTGGTCCAGAGCCTCAAGGTGCAACTGAGGGCCGATGACGCCCGTGGAAGCGACGAGGACTTCCCGGTAAGGGATGCCCAGCAGAGTCGCCAGCCGCTGAGCGCTCTGGCGGGCCCGCCGAATGCCTTCTTCTCCCGTGCACGCGTTGGCAATGCCCGCATTGATGAGGACCGCTCGAGCACGCCCGTGGGCCGCGTCCAAGTGTTCTTTGCACAAAACCACGGGTGCGGCGCAGAACCGGTTCTGCGTGAAGACACCGGCGGCGGCCGCCGCAACGTCGCTCATTATGAGCGCGCAATCCGGCCGATTCCTGTAGCGCATGCCGCTCATGGCCGAGGCCACGCGAAATCCCGGCACGTGAAAATTCCCCCGCTGCACCGTTTCCGCACTGGGCTCTTGGTTCATGGGCTTTCGCCTCACTTTCCGCAACATTTCTTGTATTTCTTGCCGCTTCCGCACGGACACGGATCATTGCGGCCCACCTTTTTGCCCTTCTTGACGGTTTGAGGTGCCCGCGGGCCGTCGGCCGGGCCATAATACATGGGTTGGTTCTCGTGTTGCTGGCGAAGCTGCTGGACCTCTTCTTCCTGACGAATCTGCACGTGGAACAAGATGCGCACGGTTTCTTCTTTGAGCCGATGAATCATGTCATCGAACAGCGCATGGGCTTCTCGCTTGTAGGCCACCAGTGGATCCTGCTGGGCGTAACCTCGAAGTCCAATGCCTTCCTTCAGGTGGTCCATGTTGAGCAGATGGTCTTTCCAGAGGCTGTCGAGGGTCTGGAGAAGCACGTAGTTTTCCAGATCCCGCATGAGGGTTTCGCCGAATTCCCGCTCCCTGGCGTCATACTTTTCTTGGACCCGCTGCCAGAGGAGTTCTTTCAGGTCTTGTGGGGTCATGTCGGCCATCTCGGCATCCGATGGCACCAGCCCCGGCCCGAACAAACGCTGCACTTCCGTCCTCAGCCCCTCCACGTTCCAATCTTCGGCGTAGGATTTCTCGTCCGTCGTGGATTCGATGATGTCCAGCAGGAGGTCTTCAGCCATGTCCATGATGGTGGGCTTGAGGTTTCCGCCCTTGAGGGCTTCCCGGCGTTGGCGGTAGATCACCTCGCGCTGCTGGTTCATGACATCGTCATATTCCAGAAGATGCTTGCGAATACTGAAATTGTGGGCTTCCACGCGCTTTTGAGCGTTTTCAATGGCCCTCGTCACCAACCGATGCTCAATGGGCTCCCCTTCCTCCATGCCGATGCGATGCATCAGACCCGAGATGCGGTCGGCGGCAAAGATGCGCATGAGGTCGTCTTCCAGGCTAAGGTAAAACCGGGAGGAACCGGGGTCGCCTTGACGGCCTGCACGGCCGCGCAGCTGATTGTCGATGCGTCGGGCTTCGTGGCGTTCCGTTCCCAAAATGTGCAAGCCTCCCAATTCCGCCACGCCCGGTCCCAGAACGATATCCGTACCGCGTCCGGCCATGTTGGTGGAAATGGTCACGGCGCCCTTTTGGCCCGCCTTGGCCACGATTTCCGCCTCCTTTTCGTGGTGCTTGGCGTTGAGCACCTGGTGAGGAATGCCCTCACGCTTGAGCATGCGGCTGAGCCTTTCCGACTTGTCGATACTCACCGTGCCCACAAGCACGGGGCGGCCCTGGGCGTGAAGTTCCTTGATTTCCTGAACCACCGCCTGAAATTTTTCCCGTTCGGTTCGGTAGATACAGTCGGGATGGTCCGTGCGAATCATGGGCTTGTGAGTGGGAATAACGACCACTTCCAAGTTATAAATTTTGGCGAATTCTTCCGCTTCCGTATCCGCAGTGCCGGTCATGCCCGCCAGCTTCTTGTACATGCGAAAGTAATTTTGAAAAGTGATGGAAGCCAGGGTCTGGTTTTCGTTTTCCACCCGCACGCCTTCCTTGGCTTCCAGAGCCTGATGTAGCCCGTCGCTGTAACGGCGGCCGGGCATGAGCCGCCCGGTAAATTCGTCGACAATGATCACCTTGCCATCTTTGACAATATAATCCACGTCCTTTTGAAAGAGGGTGTGCGCCCGTAGGGCTTGCTGCACATGGTGCAGCAGATCCATGTTTCTAGGGTCGTAGAGGTTTTCCACGCCGAGCAGAGATTCGGCGGCGGCAACACCTTCTTCAGTCAGAGTCACCGTACGGCTTTTCTCATCCTTGGTGTAGTGAACCTCGGGCTTAAGGTGCGGAATGATGCGGTTGACCCGCACGTAAAGCTGGGTGGACTTTTCGGCTGGGCCGGAAATGATGAGAGGGGTTCTCGCCTCGTCGATGAGAATGCTGTCCACTTCATCCACGATGGCGTAGTGGAGCTCCCGCTGCACCATGTCTTCCAGGCGAAATTTCATGTTGTCCCTGAGATAATCGAACCCGAACTCATTGTTAGTGCCATAGGTCACATCACAATTGTAAGCCGCCTTGCGTTCCCGATCGTCCAAACCGTGGACGATGCAGCCCACCGAAAGGCCCAGGAACTTGTAAACCGTTCCCATCCACTCACTGTCCCGCTTGGCCAGGTAGTCGTTGACCGTGACCACGTGGACGCCGCGCCCGGTGAGGGCATTGAGATAGACCGGCATGACGGCCACAAGAGTCTTGCCTTCACCGGTTTTCATTTCGGCGATCTTGCCTTGATGCAAGACGATACCGCCGATGATCTGCACATCAAAAGGGCGCATGCCCAAGGTGCGTGTGGCGGCTTCGCGGGCCACGGCAAAGGCTTCGGGCAACAGATCATCCGAAGGTTCTCCGCGGGCCACCCGTTCTCGGAATTCCACGGTCTTGGCCTGCAGAGCCTGATCGCTGAGCTTTCTCAAGGACGGCTCCCACTGGGTGACGGCATCCACGAGAGGGGCGATGCGTTTGAGATTACGCTCGTTTTGTGTGCCAAAAACCTTTTTCAAAAGGGCACCGATCATGGTGGGTTTTCTCCTTGGGTGAAGTTCAAGGCGGCCTGTGCGGCCGCCGCCCCGGTTCTATAACGCACAAGGTCAGGAAATTCAACGCAGGGATCGGAAGCGCCTGCTGTGGGGTCATACCTTGATTTATGCCAGAACATCAATGTGTGGGGTCATCAATCCGTGGGATCAGAGTTTGATGAGTCCCACAGGGTAGAAAGCTTTGGCCTTTGAACAGTCTCGCAGGGCGGCCGGCTGCGGCGCATGGAGTGCAAACCGTCCAGAGGGCTTTTACTTTTTGCTTTCGACGCCCGCCACGCCTCTCTCTGTGGGCACAGTGCTCGAACAGCCAAAGATTCAGTCAACGCACCATTAGCGTTTTTTGGCCCGTGACGTTCAGGCCGTGTCGGCCTGGGGGATTTCCGCAACGGTGCGCAACACAGCCCAGGCGTCGACGTCGAAGAAAAGCTTGACACGTGAAGAAAAGGTCTGGTAGCTGTTATAGAAAAAAACGGTGTTGTGTATAATGAAACGATCGGGACAGCCAAACGCCATAGAAAAAGCGCTTCAGGTCCTGTTAGCTTTTCAAGTGGACCGGCCGCGCTGGGGTGTGCGTGAACTGGCGACCCATTTGGGATTTAGTCCCGCGACGATTCAAAGGTTATTGAAGACCTTAAAGGCCTACCACTTCATCGACCAAGATCCTCGGACCCAACAGTACAGGCTGGGAACCATTTACTATCGGTTCCTGGAGGTTTTGCAGAGCCAGCATGGCGTTGTGCAGGAAGCGGGACCCGTCATGCGCCGGCTGAGTTTGGAAACGGGCGAAACGGTGCACCTCAATGTGCTGGACGGGCGCGAGAGGCTCTGCGTGGACAGCGTGGAATCCAGCCAATCCCTCAAGGCCGGCATGCCCGTGGGCAACCGTTCCCCGCTCTATGCCGGAGCGTCTTCCAAGTGCCTTTTGGCTTTCGCTCCCAAGGCCTTCGTGGATGCGTATTTGGCCGAGGTGCGCCCCATTCCTTTGACACCCAACACTTTGGTGGACTCGGAAAAGCTCATGGCGGAGATCGCGGCCATCCGTGACCGGGGTTGGGCGGAAAGCTTGGCGGAGCGCACCTTGGGGTTGGGATCTCTGAGTGTTCCCATCTTCTCCCATAACGGCCATGTGCTGGCGGCGCTTAGCATGGCGTTGCCCGAACTGCGTTTCAAGGACTCGGAGCATAAGAAGCGGTGCCTTGATCAACTGTTGCGCGCAGGCAAGGAGCTTTCGCAGCGGATGGGCTGGCGTGGAAGTTATCCCGTGGCCCATGAGAGCGGTCAGGGGTGATGGAAGGGGTGGATGAGGAAAAAGGAGGGTGCATGACGCAGCGAGCCAAGGCGTTGAGTGGAATCAAGGTGTTGGATTTGTCGCGGGTTCTGGCCGGGCCGTATTGTTCTATGATGTTGGGGGACATGGGAGCGGATGTGATCAAGGTGGAGCGCCCCGGCGTGGGCGACGACACCCGCCAGTGGGGACCGCCGGAAGCCGGTGGCGAAGCCGCCTATTACCTGTGTGTCAATCGCAACAAGCGCAGCATCACGGTGGATTTGAAAAAGGAAGAAGGGCGGCGCATCATTCGTTCTTTGGCTTCCCAAAGCGACATTCTCATTGAAAACTACAAGGTGGGCACGTTGCCCAAAATGGGCCTCGGCTACGAGGACCTTCAAAAGATCAATCCGCGTTTGATTTATTGTTCCATCACGGGATTTGGCCAAAATGGTCCTTATAAGGACAAGCCCGGCTATGATTTCATGATTCAGGGCATGGGCGGCATCATGAGCATCACCGGGGATCCGGACGGTCCTCCTATGAAAGTGGGTGTGGCCATTGTAGACATCACGGCCGGACTGTTTGCCTGCAGCGCCATTCTCGCGGCCCTTTACCACAGAACCTTAACAGGCCGAGGTCAATATATCGATGTGGCCCTTTTGGATGCCGTGGTGGCCTGGCTGGCCAACGTGGGCAGCAACTATTTGGTTTCCGGAGAAATCCCAAAGCGCTACGGGAACGCTCATCCCAATATCGTGCCCTACGAGCCGTTTAAGTGCAAGGACGGAACCTACATTGCCCTTGCGGTGGGTAACGACCGGCAGTGGCAGGATTTTTGCCGTTTGGCCGGCCTGGAATCCTTGGCCAACGATCCTCGTTTTGCCACCAACCCTCAGCGGGTCATTCACCGCAAGGAGCTCATCCCTCTGGTGGCTCAAGCCATGTTGCAAAAGACCGGCGACGAGTGGTTGGAGGCTCTGGATCGGCTGAAAATTCCCTGCGGGCCCATCAACACGTTGGATCGGGTTTTTGCCGACCCTCAGGTGCTCGCTCGAAACATGGTGGCCGAAGTGCCCCACCCGACGGCCGGATCCGTGAAGCTGGTGGCGAGTCCCATGAAGTTTTCGGACACGCCGTGTGTCATCGACAGGCACCCGCCCCTGTTGGGCGAGCACACGGAAGAAGTGCTTCAGCAGGTGCTCGGGTATTCGCAGGAAGACATTTGTCGGCTGAGGGAACAGGGGGTGGTGTGAGATACGATGGGTGAGGCGCTGATCATTTTTGCCAACGGAGTGCTGGGGGTTTTCCTGGGCATGGGTGTGCTCTACGGGGCCATGCATTTTTTAGCGTGGCTTGTGGCCCGCATGGCCAAGGAGGAACAGTCGTGAACGGAGGACCTCTGGATTTGTTGACCCACATGGGCCTTTTCGCGGTCACGCCCGGTATGGTTTTCATGTGGGTGGTGGCCGCGGTGTTGGTGTACTTGGCCATTGCTAAACAGTTTGAACCCTTGTTGCTGTTGCCCATCGGGTTCGGCATTTTGGTGGCCAATCTTCCCCTGACCGGTCTGATGGAACCGGGAGAAGGCCTTCTGTGGCGCTTTTACCATTACGGCCTGCAGTGGGAAGTTATTCCTCCGGTTATCTTTCTAGGCTTGGGCGCCATGACGGATTTCGGCCCCATGCTGGCACGGCCTTCCTTAATCTTTTTGGGAGCGGGCGCTCAGGTCGGGGTTTACCTCACCTTTTTCGTCGCACGCCTTCTGGGCATGACCTTACCGGAAGCGGCCACCACGGGCATCATCGGCGGTGCCGACGGTCCCACCAGCATTTATTTAGCGACGAGGCTGGCGCCGCACATGTTGGGCAGCTGTGCCGTGGCCGCCTACTCCTACATGGCCCTTGTGCCCATCATTCAGCCGCCGGTTATGAAACTGCTGACGAATCCGGCCGAGCGGGCCATGGTCATGAAGAAATCGCGCAAGGTGCCCAAGCTGGAACGGATCCTATTTCCCATCGTTGCCACTTTGGTCACGGTCCTGGTAGTGCCCGCCTCGGCGCCGCTCATGGTCATGTTTATGCTGGGTAACCTCTTTCGTGAATCGGGTGTTGTGGAACGCTTGGCCGGCGCGGCCCAGAATGAGCTCATGAACATCGTGACCATCTTCCTGGGCCTATCGGTCGGCGCCACCATGAACGCCGCCACTTTCTTGCAACCGAAGGTCGTTTACATCTTTCTCCTCGGCCTAGTGGCCTTTGCGGTGAGCACGGCCTGTGGAGTGCTTTTTGCCAAGTTCATGAACTTGTTCCTTAAGGACAAGATTAACCCCCTGATCGGCGCGGCGGGTGTTTCCGCCGTGCCCATGTCGGCTCGCGTGGTGCACCAAGTGGGCAGTGAGGCCAACAAGAAGAATTACCTACTCATGTTTGCCATGGGGCCGAACATTGCCGGTGTCATCGGAACCATTTTGGCAGCGGGCGTGTTTCTTTCCATGCTTCAATGAGCCGGCAAGAAGAGTTACCGAGAAATGGCAAAGTCGTCGTTCCGCCGACGGCGGAAGCTTTTATAGGGACTGTGGGGTCAAACTCGGCGTTTGCGGTCACTCACGCGCAGGCGGGAGTCGATAACCCTGCGGGAACCTTGGATTCGAGGTAAGTTGGCGCGGCCATAAGACCGCCGGAGATGGCGAAAAGTCGAAGCGCCGAGAAGCGCGAGGGAATGTCGCGGCTTGCGCCGCTCCAACAGATCGGCTTCTCAAGCAGGTTTTAATATAAGGAGCATTTCTTCCGTCAAAGACCTAGGTTTTGTAACTTTCACGGACCACAAGGAGGATTCCCATGGCAGAAGACGTTTTGGCCCCGATGGTGGGCAAGATTTTGAAGATCAAAGTCAAGGCCGGCGACGCGGTGCAGGAAGACGACGAGGTGCTCGTGATGGAATCCATGAAGCTGGAAACCTCCGTGCACGCGCCGTGCAGCGGTGTGGTCAAGGAAATCAAGGTTTCCGAAGGCGACCGAGTGGAAGAAGACGACGTTTTGCTCGTCATTGAATAATCCGCAAAGGGGGACGCTCATGCAGTTTGAACTCACCGAAGAACAACGCATGGTGCAAGAGCAGGCGCGCCGTTTCGCCGAAAAAGATATTCTTCCCACCGTTGAGGACGAAGAGCGGAACCATGTGTTCAACCGAGAACGGCTGAAAAAGATGGGGGAACTGGGCTTCTTTGGCTGTTGCATTCCCGAAGAATATGGTGGCAACGGCATGGGTTTCATGGAATCGGTGTTGATGACTGAACAGATCGCCAAAGTTTCACCATCCTGGCGCGTGCCATTTAATATGCAGAACATCGGTCCGGCCATCACCGTGAACCAGTTCGGAACGGAAGAGCAGAAGAAAAAATATATTCCTGAATGGGTTTCCGGGGAAAAGATCGGCTTTTTTGCCATCACCGAACCCAACGCCGGATCGGACGTGGCGGGCATGCGCACCACGGCAAAGGACATGGGCGACCATTGGGAGCTGAACGGCCAAAAGATGTGGATCAGCAATGCGCCCGTGGCCGATGTGGGTCTAGTCTACGCCTACACGGACAGGGACAAGAAGTACAAGGGCATGACCTGTTTCATCGTGGATGTGGCCAACAACCCCAACATCGAACGCCGCGCCATCGAATCCAAGCTGGGGCTGCACTGTTCGCCCACGGGAGAGCTGATCTTTGACGGGGCCAAGATTCCCAAGGACGCCGTTTTGGGCCAGGTGGGCGAAGGGTTCAAAATTTGCATGTGGATGCTCAATAACACGCGCCTCAGCTGTGCCGCCGGGGCTTTGGGGGTTTCGGGAGCGTGCTTGGAACTGGCCGTCAAATACGCCAATGAGCGGACTCAGTTTGGCAATCCCATTTCCACCTACCAAATGATTCAGGCGCAGATCGCCGAAATGGCCGCGGAGCATGAAGCGGCCAAATGGCTTGTCTACCATGCCGCCTACCTCAAAGACCAAGGCAAGCCCAACCAGCTGCAGACGTCCATCGCCAAGTTTTTTGCATCAGAGTGTGCGGTGCGCGCGGCCAATGAGGCCATGAAGATCTTCGGTTCCTACGGGTTTTCCACGGAATACCCCATCGAGCGGTACTACAGGGATGCCAAATCCTACCAGGTTGTGGAAGGGACGAGCAATGTGCAGAAGATGATCATTGCCGGCATTACCTGCGGCCATCAGCCGAACCGATAAAAGGAGCGAGGGGGTTATGGCACCGGAGTGGAAAGATCTGACGGAAAAGTTTCAGGCCGAGCGGCAACGGCTGCGAGCCGGCGGGGGGGCGGAACTTCAGGCCAAGGAGCATGCCAAGGGCAAGCTCACGGCCCGGGAACGCATCGATCTCTTGTTTGATCCCGGGACATTTGAAGAAGTGGACCTTTTTGCCAAGCACATTGGGCGAGATTACGGTCTGGACAAAAGGGAGCTGCCCGCCGACGGCGTCATCATCGGCTACGGGGAAGTGAACGGCCGAGGGTGCATGGTGTACGCCGAGGATTTTACCGTGGTGGCCGGAACCTTTGGTGAGCGGCATGGGCGCAAGATCTGTAAGATTATTGACATGGCTCGCAAGTACGGCTACCCCGTGGTGGGTATCAACGATTCGGGCGGCGCCCGCGTGACCGAACAGATGGGGGCGCTTTCCCAGTATGGCCAGTTGTTTTACCGCCATGTGGCCGCTTCGGGAGTCGTGCCCCAGATTGCCCTTATCATGGGCCCTGTGGCCGGCGGCCAGGCCTACTCGCCGGCGCTTATGGACTTCATTTTCATGGTGGACAAGACCAGTTCCATGTTCATTGCCGGGCCACCCTTGGTGGAAGCGGTGGTCTACGAAAAGACCGACGAACAGTCCTTGGGTGGGCCCAAGGTGCATGGGCGGATCACGGGGGTGTCGGACGGCACCATGGCCGATGATCGCCAATGCTTGGAGCAGACGCGCCGCTTGCTGTCCTACTTGCCGTTGAACAACAAGGAGGCGCCGCCCTATGAGGAACCCGAGGACCGTGCGGATCGTGAAACCGAGGAACTGGAGCAAATCATTCCCACGGACCAGAAAAAGCTCTACAACATGCGCCGGGTCATCGAAGTGGTGTTTGATCGGGGAAGTTTCTTTGAACTCAAAAAGGAATTTGCCCAAAACCTCATCATCGGTTTTGCCCGCCTCAACGGCCACGTGGTGGGCGTGGTGGCCAACAATCCCATGAAATATAACGGCGCTCTGGACTACAATGCCGCCGACAAGGGATCCCGTTTTATTCGGTTCTGCGATGCTTTCAATATTCCGCTCATCAGTTTGCAGGATGTGCCGGGCTTTCTCATCGGCACTCGCTCCGAACACAACGGGATCATTCGCCACGGGGCCAAGATGCTGTACGCTTACGCGGAAGCCACCGTGCCGAAGATCACCTGCGTTGTGCGCAAGGCCTACGCAGGAGGATACCTGGCCATGTGCAGCAAGGATCTGGGTGCGGACCTGGTTTTTGCCTTGCCCACCGCCGAAATCTGCCTTATGGGCCCTCAAGGCGCGGTGAACATTTTGTTTCGCAAGGAAATCGCCGCCGCACAGGATCCCGAAAAGGTGCGAGCCGAGCGGGAAGCGGAATTCATGGAGCGCTACGTCAATCCCACCTATGCGGCCGGGCTGCAGCACGTGGATGACATTATCATGCCGGCGGAACTGCGCCGACGCCTTATCAAGGGGTTGGAAATGACCCTGGACAAGGACGAAGAAGGGCCCGATCGCAAGCACGGGATCACGCCTGTGTGACGCCTATGGAGGGGAAGAGTTCCGCCGCAAGGACGCCTTTCCCCTTTTTTGTTGATCAAAGAAGGTTGTTTTGAGTCGGCAAAAATTGTACGGGATTTCTATAAGTCGTTGGCGGGTCCGAACGGCGTGGGCTGTTCGGGACAAAGCAGCAGGGCAGGTCAAAAGAAAGGAGAGGACGATGAGGAAACTTGCGTTGGTGGGCATGCTGGTCTTGGGACTTTTTATCGGGCAGGCGCAGGCCGAGTCGGCCAAGGTTCTTGTGGCCACGGGAGGCATCGGCGGCGTCTACTATTACTATGGAACACAGATTGCCGAAATTCTGACCAAGAACAATGCCGTCCCGGCCACGGCCATTCAGACGGCGGCCTCCGTCGACAACATGCTTCTCATTCGGGACAAGACAAACCCGGACAAGAAAACTTACTTTCTGGCCACCGTGCTTCCGGACACGGCCTATTTCACCGTCACCGGAAAGCATGAGAAGTTTGCCGAAAAGCCGGTCAAGGCCAGTATTTTGTGGATGATGTACCCTAACTTCCTGCACATCGTCACCACAGACCAGTCCGGAATCAAGAGCCTGGCAGACCTTAAGAACAAGCGTGTTTCTCCGGGCGCTCCGGGCAGCGGCACCGAATTCACGGCCTTGAACCTGCTCAAGGCCGCGGGGATTGAACCGGAAAACTTCAAGAAATGGGAAAGACTTGGAGCCAAGGAATCGGCTGAGGCGCTGGTCAATGGCACCATTGACGCCTATTTCTGGTCCGGCGGGCTACCGACGGGAAGCATTGTGGAATTGGCCAACACTTTGAAGCGCAAGGGCATGAATTTGGCGCTGGTGCCCTTGGCGGAAACGGACCCCGGCGTGGCGGCCTTCATGAAAGAGTTTAAGGGGCTGGCTGACCCGACTGTGATTCCTAAGGACGTTTACGGTTTAAAGGAGGATGTGCCCACTTTGGCGTTTTGGAACATGTTCATGGCACCGGAAAGCCTTCCCGAGGATCTGGCCTACACCATCACAAAAACCGTTTTTGAGAACTTGCAAACACTTCATGCTTCGGTCAAGCCGTCCAAGGACACCACGGCAGAAAACACGGCGCGTTTTGTCGGCAAGACTGCCATTGCGTTCCATCCCGGGGCCGTGCGCTATTTTAAAGAGAAAGGCCTCGTAAAATAGAAAGGATGCCCACGTCATGATCCGGCGCCCTGCGGTGATCGGCTGCACGGTTTTACTAGTGGGGCTGTTTGCCGCGGGGTTTGTCCTCAAACCGGCTCAGGTGGTCACCGCGGATGGCCGGAGCCGCGTGGTGTTCTTCCACCGATTTCAAAGAGGAAGCTTCCAGTTTGTCAATTCCGTGACCCACAAGCCGGTGACCGTGCACTTTCGCGTGCTTTCCCGGTTTGACCGGTTTTCCATAGAAACGGACGAAGAGACGGAAAACTATTACACATCGGGAACCTATGACATGGATGCGCTGCTTTCCCGCCAGACGACTTCTTCGCTGAAACTGTGCAGTATGCAGGGGATCGAGCTCTCCGTTGGTGACGACAGGTGGGAGATTCAAGACGGCTGTTTGGAGGTGACGTTGCTATGGACGTTTTGATTCGAAGACTTGTGCACGTGCTGGCGATTGTCGCGACATTATACCATCTCTACCTCGTCGTGCACCCGTACACGCCCTTGTCGTCTTTGCACGTTTCGTTACTTGACTTGACCCAGGTGCAGCGAGCAACCCACGTGTTTCTCATTGCACTTTTGGGCTATTGGGTCTGCATTTATCGGCTCAAAGCACGAAGCTTTTGGGGCGCTCTTCCCCTGCTCATCATGACCGGTTTTTTCACCTATGAATTCGTGCGCCTGGATCTTCCCTGGTTTCTGAAGGTGGCGGGCTGTGTGGTCTGGGCTTTGACCATGGTGTCGGTGGCCGTTGCGCAAGTGAGTCGCTACGCCAACGTGCTCTGCGGGTTGTTGAGTATTCTGCCCTTCGTCTATCTCGTGGCCACGTACGAAAAGCTCATTTATCGGGCCATTATGCCCGAACCGTGGGATCTTTTCATGGCCTTTTCCGAAGTTCTTTTGGTTCTGGGGGTGATCTTTCGTTTAAGCGGTCCCATTATGCCTACCCTGGTCATGATTTTTATCCTCTACAACCTCTACGGCGAATACATTCCGGGCACCTTTGCCAATCCCGGCTTCAGCATCGATATGCTCTTGGGCAAAATGTACTGCGAAACGGAAGCCGGGATTTTTGGTGCCATTACCGGGGTGTCCTTGAAGTACTTGATCTATTTCACCACGCTTGGGGCGGTGGTGACGCACATGGGATTCGGCAAGATCATTGCCAATATCGCCCTGCTTTTGGTGGGCCGCAGCCCCGCGTCGCCCGGTCGAGCCAGTTCCGTCATGGCCGTGCTCATGGGTATGTTTTCCGGGTCCGGAGCCGCCGACACACAGTTTGTGGCAACACTCACCAGGCCTCTCTTCGATCAGGTGCGCTACAACCGCCTCGTGGCGGCAGGCGTCATCGCCACGGTAGGATCCATCGCCTACATCACGCCTCCCGTCATGGGCTCCGTTTCGTTTATCATGGTGGAACTGCTGTCTATTCCGTATTCCACGATCATCCTCATGGCCACGGGCCCCATGCTGCTCTATCTGCTCGGAATCTTGCTCTACAACGAATTGTACGTGCGCCGTGAAGGATTGCCACACCTGAAAGTGGCGTCAACGACAAATTGGGCCTATTTCTGGCGTTATAGCTATGTTTTTATTCCCATATTGGTCATCATTACCTTGATTTATCGGGGCTTTGCAATCAACCTTACGGTGTCCGTGGCCATCGGCCTCTTTTTGCTTTTCGCCTATGCGGACAACACGTTGCGGCCCCCGGTGACCAAGATCTGGGAAGCCCTGGAAGAAGGGACCGTGTCCCTTTTGCACATTGCCAGTGCGGTTATCGCCGCCAACATGATCATGTCCATGATGGTGTTGAGCGGACTGGCTTCCAAGTTCTCCATCGTCATGTTGAAGATTAGCGGCTCCAGTATGCTTTTGGCCGCACTGTTTACCGGCGTTTTCAGCCTCATTTTGGGCATGGGCGTGCCGCCCATCGCCACCTACGTTTTGACTTCGGCCCTGACGGCCCCGGCCATTCAAAAACTGGCCATCATGACCGGCATTCCGGAAGGGCCGGCTCTGTTGGCG
The sequence above is a segment of the Desulfosoma caldarium genome. Coding sequences within it:
- a CDS encoding sodium ion-translocating decarboxylase subunit beta; this encodes MGLFAVTPGMVFMWVVAAVLVYLAIAKQFEPLLLLPIGFGILVANLPLTGLMEPGEGLLWRFYHYGLQWEVIPPVIFLGLGAMTDFGPMLARPSLIFLGAGAQVGVYLTFFVARLLGMTLPEAATTGIIGGADGPTSIYLATRLAPHMLGSCAVAAYSYMALVPIIQPPVMKLLTNPAERAMVMKKSRKVPKLERILFPIVATLVTVLVVPASAPLMVMFMLGNLFRESGVVERLAGAAQNELMNIVTIFLGLSVGATMNAATFLQPKVVYIFLLGLVAFAVSTACGVLFAKFMNLFLKDKINPLIGAAGVSAVPMSARVVHQVGSEANKKNYLLMFAMGPNIAGVIGTILAAGVFLSMLQ
- a CDS encoding biotin/lipoyl-containing protein; protein product: MAEDVLAPMVGKILKIKVKAGDAVQEDDEVLVMESMKLETSVHAPCSGVVKEIKVSEGDRVEEDDVLLVIE
- the acd gene encoding glutaryl-CoA dehydrogenase Acd, with translation MQFELTEEQRMVQEQARRFAEKDILPTVEDEERNHVFNRERLKKMGELGFFGCCIPEEYGGNGMGFMESVLMTEQIAKVSPSWRVPFNMQNIGPAITVNQFGTEEQKKKYIPEWVSGEKIGFFAITEPNAGSDVAGMRTTAKDMGDHWELNGQKMWISNAPVADVGLVYAYTDRDKKYKGMTCFIVDVANNPNIERRAIESKLGLHCSPTGELIFDGAKIPKDAVLGQVGEGFKICMWMLNNTRLSCAAGALGVSGACLELAVKYANERTQFGNPISTYQMIQAQIAEMAAEHEAAKWLVYHAAYLKDQGKPNQLQTSIAKFFASECAVRAANEAMKIFGSYGFSTEYPIERYYRDAKSYQVVEGTSNVQKMIIAGITCGHQPNR
- a CDS encoding acyl-CoA carboxylase subunit beta, whose protein sequence is MAPEWKDLTEKFQAERQRLRAGGGAELQAKEHAKGKLTARERIDLLFDPGTFEEVDLFAKHIGRDYGLDKRELPADGVIIGYGEVNGRGCMVYAEDFTVVAGTFGERHGRKICKIIDMARKYGYPVVGINDSGGARVTEQMGALSQYGQLFYRHVAASGVVPQIALIMGPVAGGQAYSPALMDFIFMVDKTSSMFIAGPPLVEAVVYEKTDEQSLGGPKVHGRITGVSDGTMADDRQCLEQTRRLLSYLPLNNKEAPPYEEPEDRADRETEELEQIIPTDQKKLYNMRRVIEVVFDRGSFFELKKEFAQNLIIGFARLNGHVVGVVANNPMKYNGALDYNAADKGSRFIRFCDAFNIPLISLQDVPGFLIGTRSEHNGIIRHGAKMLYAYAEATVPKITCVVRKAYAGGYLAMCSKDLGADLVFALPTAEICLMGPQGAVNILFRKEIAAAQDPEKVRAEREAEFMERYVNPTYAAGLQHVDDIIMPAELRRRLIKGLEMTLDKDEEGPDRKHGITPV
- a CDS encoding TAXI family TRAP transporter solute-binding subunit, with amino-acid sequence MRKLALVGMLVLGLFIGQAQAESAKVLVATGGIGGVYYYYGTQIAEILTKNNAVPATAIQTAASVDNMLLIRDKTNPDKKTYFLATVLPDTAYFTVTGKHEKFAEKPVKASILWMMYPNFLHIVTTDQSGIKSLADLKNKRVSPGAPGSGTEFTALNLLKAAGIEPENFKKWERLGAKESAEALVNGTIDAYFWSGGLPTGSIVELANTLKRKGMNLALVPLAETDPGVAAFMKEFKGLADPTVIPKDVYGLKEDVPTLAFWNMFMAPESLPEDLAYTITKTVFENLQTLHASVKPSKDTTAENTARFVGKTAIAFHPGAVRYFKEKGLVK